Proteins from a genomic interval of Anaerolineae bacterium:
- a CDS encoding DUF362 domain-containing protein, producing the protein MKKLTRRKAVLNWGIAALALSACGGQDVRLATGEPEPAATPSVTPRMVPGRMTTPSPEATAAQPRGPTLVTPAREGTPYLVVARGDSPAAITEAAVTALGGMGRFVKPGDDVIVKPNICVAYHGPEYAATTNPEVVATIVRMVREAGAGRVRVMDYPFGGSAKDAYVVSGIQEAVERAGGEMELMAQVKYAEVDFPDVSRDIRRWVVYTDALEADVLINVPIAKHHGIATLTLGAKNLMGLIENRPLIHTNLHQRIADLVALFHPALTIMDAVRILTAHGPSGGRLEDVQQMNTVIASPDLVAVDAYTTRFFPFADTDKVAYIKYAAEMGLGTRDLDSVEIAEIEA; encoded by the coding sequence ATGAAGAAGTTGACCCGCAGAAAGGCAGTGCTGAACTGGGGGATAGCCGCGCTGGCGCTTTCCGCCTGCGGCGGACAGGACGTGCGCCTGGCCACTGGCGAACCAGAACCGGCGGCCACACCGTCGGTGACGCCCAGAATGGTGCCGGGCCGCATGACCACCCCCTCCCCGGAGGCTACCGCGGCGCAGCCGCGAGGGCCCACGTTGGTGACCCCGGCCCGCGAAGGCACACCCTACCTGGTCGTCGCTAGAGGCGACTCGCCCGCGGCCATCACCGAGGCGGCTGTGACCGCCCTGGGCGGCATGGGCCGCTTCGTCAAACCGGGTGATGACGTGATCGTCAAGCCAAACATCTGCGTCGCTTACCACGGGCCCGAGTACGCCGCTACCACCAACCCCGAAGTGGTCGCCACCATCGTCCGGATGGTCCGGGAAGCGGGGGCAGGTCGGGTGCGGGTAATGGACTACCCCTTCGGGGGATCGGCCAAGGACGCCTACGTCGTCAGCGGTATCCAGGAGGCGGTGGAGCGGGCTGGCGGCGAGATGGAGCTAATGGCACAGGTGAAGTACGCCGAGGTGGACTTCCCCGACGTGAGCCGCGACATCCGGCGCTGGGTGGTCTACACCGACGCTCTGGAGGCCGACGTGCTCATAAACGTGCCCATCGCCAAGCATCACGGCATCGCTACCCTCACCCTAGGGGCAAAGAACCTCATGGGCTTGATCGAGAACCGCCCTCTAATCCACACCAACCTGCATCAGCGTATCGCCGACCTGGTGGCGCTGTTCCATCCGGCGCTGACCATCATGGATGCCGTGCGCATCCTGACGGCCCACGGCCCCTCCGGCGGACGACTGGAAGACGTGCAGCAGATGAACACGGTCATCGCCAGCCCGGACCTGGTGGCTGTGGATGCCTACACCACCCGGTTCTTCCCCTTCGCCGACACCGACAAGGTGGCCTACATCAAGTACGCGGCGGAGATGGGCCTGGGTACGCGGGACCTGGATTCGGTCGAGATCGCGGAGATAGAGGCATAG